TACATACCATAGCCTACGCTTAAAGAAAGCAGTAAGTAACGCTACGCGCATGGTCTAATTAAAAAACGAGATGGATTCTTAATCATGGACTCACAAAGACTTTCAAATGCAATCATCATTGCCTCTGGTAAGGGAGGTGTTGGCAAAACCTGGCTTTCTATAAATCTGGCTCAGGCTTTGAGCCATCAAAGCAAACGAGTCCTGCTATTTGATGGAGACCTTGGTTTAGCCAACGTCGATATCCAGCTCGGTTTAAACCCAAAACGAGATATAACGAGCGTCCTTAAAAGAAAATGCACATTTGAAGAAGCCATTTTGAACTATAAACCTGATAAGAATCATCAATCGTCTATCGACATTATTACAGGCCGTACGATTGATGGTGTTTTTACAAACGTTTCTAAGAATGGTATTTTGACTTTGAGGGATTCATTGACCACCGTTTCCCCAAATTATGATCATATGATTCTCGACTTAAGTGCGGGGCTAGATCAAATTATTCAGGAGTTTTCTCTTTTTGCCAAACAATGCTTGGTGGTCGTCACGGATGAACCAACATCTCTTACAGATGCTTATGCGTTTATTAATGTAACAAGCCATCGCAATCCCGATCTGCCACTTCATATTGTGGTGAACATGGCAGAGTCAGAGACTCATGGTCAGCAGATTTATGGAGAACTGATGGACTCCTGTCACCATTTCCTCAAAAAGACACCGCCTTTAGTCGGCATCATCCATCGAGACCATTGTGTGCCAGAGAGTATTTTAAAACAAAAGCCAACTTTGACGCGTCACCCTACCAGCCAAGTCGCGCAAGACATTGAACGCCTTGCTGAGAAACTGATAAAATTAAAAGAGTAGCTTCAAAATCACTTGAAGCTACTCCTTCGTCATATTTTAAGAGTTATCAGCAATAACTCGACCTTGGCCACGCCCATGGAGTTGCGAACCAACATCAATTACCATAACTCTTTGGCCTACGCAGAACATTGGATCCGCTCCTTGACGCATGGTCACTATGTCACCACGCTGCAATTTAATTTGGTATTCCATGCCTTCTTGGTCAGTCAATTTTTGACCCAACAAATGACCACCAACACCTCCAGCAACAGCACCAGCGAGTCCCGCAACAATGCTGCCTCTACCTCCACCGACTTGAGAACCTAACAGACCACCGCCAAGTGCACCGAGGGCTGCGCCTGCGCCGGGTTGATTATCCATTTCTTGGCTACCCGATGAGATCGTGATCGGACGCGCTGCAATAATAACACCTCGAAGTGTCTGGCTCATTTGCCCAACGCCATGGATAGAAACGTTATTTGCACCAATGCGCGGCGCACAACCTGTGCCGAGCAAAACTAAACTTAAGGACGCAGATATGACCATTGAATTCAAAAGTATTTTTTTCATAATATTTCCTAATTTATGTAAGTAGAATTTTCATTATCGTTATTGTGGGGTTTTCCCTCTTCGCCTCTTTATATAGCAAAAAAGAAGCTAAAAAACAATTTCTTTCTATGGGGCTACACTTACTAGAACTTTACGCAACTTGCGCACTGCTAGTATC
This portion of the Alphaproteobacteria bacterium genome encodes:
- a CDS encoding AAA family ATPase; protein product: MDSQRLSNAIIIASGKGGVGKTWLSINLAQALSHQSKRVLLFDGDLGLANVDIQLGLNPKRDITSVLKRKCTFEEAILNYKPDKNHQSSIDIITGRTIDGVFTNVSKNGILTLRDSLTTVSPNYDHMILDLSAGLDQIIQEFSLFAKQCLVVVTDEPTSLTDAYAFINVTSHRNPDLPLHIVVNMAESETHGQQIYGELMDSCHHFLKKTPPLVGIIHRDHCVPESILKQKPTLTRHPTSQVAQDIERLAEKLIKLKE